The Nostoc sp. PCC 7524 nucleotide sequence CTCTTGTTCTTCAGCCTAAAAATTTTATTGCTTACTACAACCGGGGAATAGCACGCGCTGAGTTGGGATATTTAGAAGCGGCAACTGAGGATTTTACAAAAAGTATTTCTATTAATCCTAAATTTGCTGAAGCCTATAATAATCGAGGTGTTATATGTAGGAAATTGGGAGATATAAAAAAAGCAATCAAAGATTTCAAAAAAGCTATAAATATTAATTCTAATTATGCTAATGCTTATCATAATTTAGCTTTTAGCTATCAGCAGTTAAGAGACATGAAAGGAGCAATCGAAGCATACACTCAAACTGTACTTATTAATCCTAACGATGCTCAAGCTTACTATAACCGAGGCATTGTCCGTGCTGATTTGGGAGATACAAAAGGAGCAATTGAAGATTTTAACCAAAGTTTGCACCTTAACCCAAACTATGCTAAGTCTTTCAATTATCGAGGTATCGTTCGCAATCAATTGGGAGATATAGAAGGAGCGATTGAAGATTTCAATCGAGCTTTATACATTAGTCCTGGCTTTGATGAAGCCTATTCTAACCGAGGTAATACTCGTAAAAAATTGGGAGATTGGAAAGGGGCAATTGAGGACTATAGCCAAGCCCTTCGCATTAATCCGAACTTTTATATTGCCTACTGTAATCGAGGCACAGCCTATCAATATTTAGGTGAGTTTCAAAAGGCAATTGAGGATTACGAACAAGCTATAAATATTAACTGTAACTTTCCTGAAGCATACTATAACAGAGGTACTATTTATAAACTTTTAGGAAACAAAGTCAGAGCGATCAATGATTTAATCAAAGCTGTTGAGTTATTCCAGAAGGAAGGTAGGATATCCAATGCACAAATCGCATTGGATTTAATAAAAGAAATATAATTGGTATTGGCATAGAATCGAGATCCCTGCAAAAGCGAAAATAGAGGTTCTATGCCAAGTTGGGTTTAGGAAGCTTGTCGTACTTTGCCAACATTGAGCGCTCGCCTGTTGTGCTTTTGGGTGTAATTTCAGCTATATCTACCCAATTCCATCACTAACTTTTGCTTTCTCGAAACGCCAACTCCAACGAAAACGGTAGACACCCAGGATTGGCAGTCGCCCACTCCTTAGCTTCTGCAATTAGAGTTTCGTTACCCGAATCGAGGTAGAATTGCATTTTGGCACGTTGCTCTAAGCGATCGCGTTCCTGAATGCTGAGAATATGTCCCGTGATTACGCAGTATTGGCGCACCTTAGCCCTAGCTTGGGTTAGAGCCATTAGCCGTAGTTTTGTCACTCGCTTGAGTTCCTCGATGCGGTAGGAAACATCAGCAGCCTCTCCACCAACAGATACGCCCTGCAAGCCGTTGTTGGCATTTTGGAGTGATGATTCTGCTGTCACTCTAGCGGCTGTTGAATTACCCTCGGATGCACTCTGCAACCCGTTGTTGGCAATTTCCTGTGGTGATTCTGGTGCAACCGCAGCAGGTATCGAAACTACACCCAGCCCGTTATTCCCCGTGTTAGATAAGTTTTGATTATCAACTTTTGACAACGTGCCGGAGCTACAGGGGTATATAAAATCCTGATGAAAACTGAATTCATTTGGTTGTAAAATGTTTGTAGAAACTGA carries:
- a CDS encoding tetratricopeptide repeat protein — its product is MSQIQLNNDADEFNERGMSRAKLGDFEGAIKDYEQAIRINSNLAQAYYNRGMAFAKLGNLEDAIEDYDEAIYINEDFAEAYFMRGNLRAGLEKFSEALEDYNEAIDINPYFAEAYYCRSIARSYLGDVEGAVNDFNQYIFNKDDSSCYSHVNKHQNDSKLAEAFFNKGLYCAESGDLEEAIQNFNQALNIQSQYTEAYYNRGLIYANLGDLKEAINDFNKSLVLQPKNFIAYYNRGIARAELGYLEAATEDFTKSISINPKFAEAYNNRGVICRKLGDIKKAIKDFKKAININSNYANAYHNLAFSYQQLRDMKGAIEAYTQTVLINPNDAQAYYNRGIVRADLGDTKGAIEDFNQSLHLNPNYAKSFNYRGIVRNQLGDIEGAIEDFNRALYISPGFDEAYSNRGNTRKKLGDWKGAIEDYSQALRINPNFYIAYCNRGTAYQYLGEFQKAIEDYEQAININCNFPEAYYNRGTIYKLLGNKVRAINDLIKAVELFQKEGRISNAQIALDLIKEI